The Spirosoma foliorum genome has a window encoding:
- the abc-f gene encoding ribosomal protection-like ABC-F family protein encodes MMLTLQNLSYIHPNKDLLFDDINLSINRHDKVALIGNNGSGKSTLLKIIAGVLQPSTGSVKFDSVPYYIPQHFGQFNDVTIGQALQIEDKLTALTEILAGHVTDANLTLLNDDWTIEERCQEALTYWGLADFALTQKMETLSGGQKTKVFLAGIAIHQPELVLLDEPSNHLDTSGRQLLYDFIKFSSITLIVVSHDRTLLNLLDSVYELSKRGVAVYGGNYDFYIAQKQIESNALTQDVRSKEKALRKAREVERETAERQQKLDARGKKKQEKSGLPTILMNTFKNNAEKSTSRLKGVHTEKVGAISQELSELRSALPETDKMRFGFDNSALHKGKILVTAKGINYGYNHRLLWQQPVDFHLISGERVALKGLNGSGKTTLIKLILGQLSPTIGTIYRADNQSVYIDQDYSLITNRLSVYEQAQQFNTTALQEHELKIRLNRFLFTKDYWDKPCSVLSGGEKMRLMLCCLTIRNQAPDIIILDEPTNNLDIQNIDILTAAINEYQGTLIVISHDQYFLEQMHVETFIRLE; translated from the coding sequence ATGATGCTTACGCTACAAAATCTCTCCTATATACATCCCAACAAAGATTTATTGTTTGACGACATAAATCTTTCAATTAACAGGCACGACAAGGTTGCCCTGATTGGTAATAATGGCAGCGGGAAGTCAACTCTTTTAAAGATCATTGCCGGCGTTTTACAACCATCAACAGGCAGTGTAAAATTTGACTCTGTACCTTATTATATACCCCAACATTTCGGTCAGTTCAATGATGTTACCATTGGTCAGGCGCTCCAGATCGAGGATAAATTAACGGCCCTTACCGAAATTCTTGCTGGTCACGTTACGGACGCAAACCTGACTTTATTGAATGATGACTGGACGATAGAAGAACGTTGTCAGGAAGCTCTGACTTATTGGGGATTGGCCGATTTTGCGCTAACCCAAAAGATGGAAACCCTCAGTGGTGGCCAGAAGACCAAAGTTTTTCTGGCGGGAATCGCCATTCATCAACCCGAACTCGTACTGCTGGACGAGCCGAGCAACCATCTCGACACCTCAGGCAGGCAATTACTGTACGACTTTATCAAATTCAGTTCGATCACATTGATCGTCGTTAGTCACGATCGAACACTGCTCAATCTGCTCGATTCGGTTTATGAATTAAGTAAACGGGGCGTAGCTGTATACGGTGGCAATTATGATTTCTATATCGCGCAGAAGCAAATTGAAAGCAACGCCCTGACGCAGGATGTCCGAAGCAAAGAAAAAGCCTTGCGAAAAGCCAGAGAGGTTGAGCGGGAAACAGCCGAAAGGCAACAAAAACTGGATGCTCGTGGTAAGAAAAAACAGGAAAAGTCAGGGCTTCCGACTATCCTGATGAATACCTTTAAGAACAACGCCGAAAAAAGTACGTCACGACTGAAAGGTGTTCATACGGAAAAAGTGGGTGCTATTTCGCAGGAGTTGAGCGAGCTGCGATCGGCGTTGCCCGAAACCGATAAAATGCGCTTTGGCTTCGATAATTCGGCCCTTCACAAAGGCAAAATTTTAGTTACAGCCAAAGGCATTAACTACGGGTATAATCATCGGTTACTTTGGCAACAACCAGTAGATTTCCATCTTATTAGTGGAGAGCGGGTCGCCTTAAAAGGATTGAATGGCTCGGGAAAAACAACATTGATAAAACTGATTTTAGGCCAACTCTCACCTACCATTGGCACTATTTATCGGGCCGATAATCAGTCGGTGTATATCGATCAGGACTATTCCCTGATTACTAATCGACTCAGTGTTTACGAGCAGGCGCAGCAATTCAATACGACTGCCTTGCAGGAACATGAACTGAAAATCCGGTTGAACCGATTTCTATTTACCAAAGACTATTGGGACAAGCCTTGTAGCGTACTTAGTGGTGGAGAAAAAATGAGGTTAATGTTGTGCTGCCTCACAATTCGGAATCAGGCTCCCGATATTATTATTTTAGATGAGCCAACGAATAATCTGGATATTCAGAATATAGATATTTTAACCGCTGCTATTAATGAATACCAGGGTACGCTCATTGTGATATCACACGATCAGTATTTTCTGGAACAGATGCACGTAGAAACGTTTATTCGTTTAGAATAA
- a CDS encoding DUF2147 domain-containing protein, with the protein MKGLRYVLPLVALFLGLTSFVSIDDSDAVVGTWLNGTKKGHVQIYKQGGTYFGKLVWLGQPTDPATGKPRTDENNTDQSKRSRPLMNMVLMYNFKFEGGNVWSDGKIYNPEDGKEYNCKMTLKDPNTLLVRGYVGVSLLGKTQTWTRIK; encoded by the coding sequence ATGAAAGGTCTTCGTTATGTATTGCCACTTGTGGCGCTATTTCTTGGTCTAACATCGTTCGTTTCCATCGACGATTCTGATGCCGTTGTTGGCACCTGGTTAAACGGCACAAAAAAAGGGCACGTCCAGATTTATAAACAGGGAGGCACCTATTTTGGTAAGCTCGTCTGGCTAGGTCAGCCCACCGACCCGGCCACCGGCAAACCTCGTACCGATGAAAACAACACAGACCAATCGAAGCGGTCACGCCCATTGATGAACATGGTTCTGATGTATAATTTCAAGTTCGAAGGCGGAAATGTCTGGAGTGATGGCAAGATTTATAATCCCGAAGACGGGAAGGAATACAATTGCAAAATGACGCTGAAAGATCCCAATACACTCCTCGTTCGTGGGTATGTGGGTGTTTCACTTCTTGGCAAAACCCAGACCTGGACGAGGATAAAATAA
- a CDS encoding dicarboxylate/amino acid:cation symporter yields the protein MKLLNNLTVRVLIAITLGILTGYLFPETAAKLKPLGDLFINLIKMVIAPIIFLTIVLGISNMGDLKKVGRVGGKALLYFEIVTTGALAIGLILANIIRPGDGVQTAAVKGGDISKYTEQGAGMDWTEFFLHIVPSNAIKAFAEGDILQVLVFSMLFGVGLTRMGEKGKPLIQTFERLSKVFFNILGVVMVLAPLGAFGGMAFTIGKYGLSTLLPLAKLMGTVYATMILFIFVILNLILRYYKISLWAVLKFIKEELLIVLGTSSSESALPQIMDKLETLGCSRSVVGLVVPAGYSFNLDGTTIYLVMATIFLAQVFGVDLTLGQELTIIGILMVTSKGAAGVTGSGFIVLASTLTAIKVIPVEGLALLLGVDRFMSEARSITNIIGNTVATIFIANNEGEFDRAKYELVLKKEDANELTDYKY from the coding sequence ATGAAACTTCTCAATAACCTCACCGTTCGCGTACTGATTGCCATTACCCTGGGTATTCTGACGGGTTACCTTTTCCCGGAAACAGCAGCTAAGCTCAAACCATTGGGTGACCTCTTTATCAATCTGATCAAGATGGTGATTGCTCCCATTATTTTTCTAACCATTGTGCTGGGAATCAGTAATATGGGTGATCTGAAAAAGGTAGGTCGGGTAGGAGGGAAAGCGTTGCTCTATTTCGAAATTGTAACGACTGGCGCATTGGCGATTGGCCTGATTTTGGCCAACATTATCCGGCCAGGCGATGGGGTTCAGACCGCTGCTGTGAAAGGAGGAGACATTAGCAAATACACGGAACAGGGAGCGGGCATGGATTGGACGGAGTTCTTTCTGCACATCGTTCCAAGCAATGCCATTAAAGCCTTTGCTGAAGGCGATATCTTACAGGTGCTGGTTTTTTCGATGCTGTTCGGTGTGGGACTAACCCGCATGGGCGAAAAAGGGAAGCCACTGATTCAAACCTTCGAGCGGCTCTCTAAAGTGTTTTTTAACATCCTGGGCGTCGTAATGGTATTGGCTCCACTGGGCGCGTTTGGGGGAATGGCCTTTACGATAGGTAAATACGGTTTGAGCACGCTATTGCCTCTGGCGAAGTTGATGGGCACAGTTTATGCGACGATGATTCTGTTCATTTTCGTTATACTGAATCTGATTCTACGCTACTACAAAATCAGTTTGTGGGCAGTGCTTAAGTTCATTAAAGAAGAATTACTGATTGTTCTGGGCACCTCGTCGTCGGAATCGGCATTGCCCCAGATTATGGATAAGCTCGAAACGCTGGGTTGCTCGCGGTCGGTGGTGGGTCTGGTTGTTCCGGCGGGCTACTCATTTAACCTCGACGGTACAACAATTTATCTGGTTATGGCAACCATTTTTCTGGCGCAGGTATTTGGGGTTGATCTTACGCTGGGGCAGGAACTCACCATTATTGGTATTCTGATGGTAACCTCGAAAGGGGCAGCAGGAGTGACCGGTAGCGGATTTATCGTGTTGGCCAGTACCCTGACAGCCATTAAAGTAATTCCCGTAGAAGGGCTGGCATTGCTGCTTGGCGTAGACCGATTCATGTCCGAAGCCCGCTCGATCACCAACATTATTGGCAATACAGTGGCCACTATTTTCATCGCCAATAACGAAGGTGAATTCGATCGAGCAAAATACGAACTAGTGCTTAAAAAGGAAGATGCGAATGAGTTAACAGACTATAAGTATTAG
- a CDS encoding YHYH protein, translated as MKKIIFPMMFLGLMACKKDDSATPSTTTTTTSVDVTSVLKSKVTSDVTVSISGDNIILKSDGRPHNHKSPYWGTSNALYEAPPTGHVVNPNAMLSQNYTMTIPAKPTAASTHEATSIGAIGMALNGVAIYNNQEGPNTELDAGKISSLDGAGAHPEQTGAYHYHVTGTYTTQDDAKLVGFLRDGFPIYGRKDMDGTYPSNLDAYNGHTAPTTEFPNGIYHYHTRNENYLNTGYYILKSGSYYGTKGTFTQ; from the coding sequence ATGAAAAAAATTATTTTTCCCATGATGTTTCTGGGGTTAATGGCTTGTAAAAAAGACGACTCGGCTACGCCAAGCACCACAACAACCACAACCAGCGTGGACGTTACCAGCGTGCTGAAATCTAAGGTAACAAGCGATGTGACTGTTTCGATTAGTGGAGATAATATCATCCTCAAAAGTGATGGGCGTCCTCACAACCATAAATCGCCTTACTGGGGCACAAGTAATGCTTTGTATGAAGCTCCTCCTACTGGTCATGTAGTTAACCCTAATGCGATGCTCTCGCAAAACTACACCATGACCATTCCGGCCAAGCCTACCGCAGCCAGCACGCACGAAGCGACCAGTATTGGTGCCATTGGGATGGCGCTTAATGGTGTAGCCATTTACAACAACCAGGAAGGGCCTAATACTGAGTTAGATGCTGGTAAGATTTCGTCGTTGGATGGTGCAGGTGCACACCCCGAACAAACCGGGGCTTACCATTACCATGTTACGGGTACGTATACCACACAGGACGATGCCAAGCTGGTTGGTTTCCTTCGTGATGGCTTCCCAATCTACGGGCGCAAAGATATGGATGGCACTTATCCCAGCAACCTCGATGCCTACAATGGGCATACGGCTCCTACAACTGAATTTCCGAACGGGATTTATCACTACCACACCCGCAACGAAAACTACCTAAATACGGGTTATTATATTCTCAAATCTGGTAGCTATTATGGTACAAAAGGCACATTCACCCAGTAG
- a CDS encoding flavin-containing monooxygenase, with translation MQLNNFTTLIIGAGPAGLAMAGRLAQLGLPFTVLEASDHIGFSWRNHYDRLHLHTVKEYSALPHLPFPASYPTYVPRLQFVEYLEQYAEHFNIRPKFNQKVSSIHREQNGLWQVQTETDLFTAERVIVATGYNRVPNAPELPGQRNFRGIIWHSYEYRNGAPFRNENVLVVGMGNTGAELALDLLENGAKPFISVRSPINIIRREVFGRPAQPIAILLSKLPNWLCDYLSTLTQRASVGDVSVYGLGKPKHSPTYDNRRGKTPVIDVGTIDQIKAGAITVVPAIERINAKTITFSDGRELPFDAIILATGYRTGLSTFLGDALSAQLVNDRGYPKKLWFDEAPFQGLYFLGFSVPVTGVLNLLNRDSERIIDHIVENNLISV, from the coding sequence ATGCAACTAAATAACTTTACAACTCTAATAATCGGCGCTGGACCAGCGGGATTGGCGATGGCTGGTCGACTTGCCCAGCTTGGTTTGCCATTTACCGTACTCGAAGCCAGCGATCACATTGGTTTCTCATGGCGGAATCATTATGACCGGCTCCACCTCCACACAGTTAAAGAGTACTCAGCCTTACCCCATCTTCCTTTTCCGGCCAGCTACCCTACCTATGTTCCTCGCTTACAGTTCGTTGAATACCTCGAACAGTATGCCGAGCATTTTAATATAAGACCGAAGTTCAACCAGAAGGTCAGTAGTATTCACCGTGAACAGAATGGCCTCTGGCAGGTTCAAACGGAAACCGACTTGTTTACAGCAGAGCGCGTTATTGTGGCGACAGGCTACAATCGTGTTCCGAATGCACCCGAATTGCCTGGTCAGCGTAATTTTCGGGGTATTATCTGGCATAGTTACGAATACCGAAATGGAGCACCCTTTCGAAATGAGAATGTACTGGTGGTAGGCATGGGTAATACAGGGGCTGAGCTGGCGCTGGATTTATTGGAAAACGGGGCGAAACCTTTTATTTCCGTGCGAAGTCCGATCAACATCATTCGGCGGGAAGTATTTGGACGACCGGCCCAACCCATTGCCATTCTGCTGAGTAAGCTTCCCAACTGGCTTTGCGATTATCTATCAACATTAACGCAACGGGCAAGTGTGGGCGATGTATCTGTTTACGGCCTTGGCAAGCCTAAACACTCCCCTACTTACGACAACCGGCGTGGCAAAACGCCCGTTATTGATGTTGGCACTATCGATCAGATTAAGGCGGGTGCCATAACGGTTGTGCCCGCCATTGAACGCATTAATGCCAAAACGATAACCTTCTCCGACGGACGTGAGCTGCCGTTTGATGCCATTATTCTGGCAACAGGCTATCGAACGGGGCTGTCCACTTTTTTAGGAGATGCCTTATCGGCCCAACTAGTAAATGATCGGGGTTATCCGAAAAAACTTTGGTTCGACGAGGCTCCTTTTCAGGGTCTTTATTTCCTGGGCTTTTCGGTTCCCGTAACCGGCGTACTAAATCTCCTCAATAGAGACTCGGAGCGTATTATTGACCATATTGTCGAAAACAATTTGATCTCGGTATAG
- a CDS encoding sugar phosphate isomerase/epimerase family protein — translation MTSRRSFLKSAGGSMALASLNPVSPIDAQHAANDDLFKLGMAGFSFVNFKLDESLAMMRKTGVHYLCIKDFHLPYASTAEEIAAFHEKLKQSEVTGYAVGPIYMKTKQDIDNGFDYAKRVGVNMIIGIPNPEDLPYIDKKVKEFNFRYAIHNHGPDIQLFPNAKSVYDAVKDLDPRMGLCFDMGHDKRYGDDPIADLEKYAKRIFDIHLKNVTAASKSGTTCELGRGVIDIPAFVSMLRKVKYDGCCSLEYEKDMKDPLAGIAESVGYFKGVCDATKQGKRKA, via the coding sequence ATGACCTCACGTCGATCCTTCCTGAAAAGCGCAGGTGGCTCTATGGCCCTTGCTAGCCTAAATCCTGTTAGCCCTATTGATGCCCAGCATGCTGCCAACGATGACCTGTTTAAATTAGGTATGGCTGGATTCAGCTTTGTTAATTTCAAGCTGGACGAGTCTCTGGCTATGATGCGGAAAACAGGCGTACACTACCTGTGTATCAAAGATTTCCATCTCCCTTATGCCAGTACTGCCGAGGAAATTGCCGCTTTTCATGAAAAATTAAAGCAGTCGGAGGTTACGGGTTACGCAGTTGGGCCTATTTATATGAAAACGAAGCAGGACATTGACAACGGCTTCGACTATGCAAAACGAGTAGGCGTCAACATGATTATCGGCATTCCGAACCCTGAAGACCTGCCTTATATCGACAAGAAAGTGAAGGAATTTAACTTTCGGTATGCAATCCATAATCACGGTCCTGATATTCAATTGTTTCCGAATGCGAAATCTGTCTATGACGCCGTTAAAGACCTTGACCCCCGAATGGGTCTTTGTTTCGATATGGGGCACGATAAACGGTACGGCGATGATCCAATTGCTGATTTGGAGAAGTACGCCAAACGTATTTTCGATATTCACCTGAAAAACGTGACAGCAGCCTCTAAATCAGGTACGACCTGCGAACTGGGCCGGGGCGTTATTGACATTCCTGCCTTCGTGAGTATGTTACGAAAAGTAAAATACGACGGCTGTTGCAGCCTGGAATACGAAAAAGATATGAAAGATCCGCTCGCGGGAATTGCCGAATCGGTCGGATACTTTAAAGGCGTTTGCGACGCAACGAAACAAGGGAAGAGGAAAGCATAA
- a CDS encoding M3 family metallopeptidase, producing MLSHQRIKQTGVLLTLVASTTFAQPSPPQPKMSQNPFLVPYSTPHQTAPFDKITNADYLPALKEGMTQGRSDVAAIVNNPAKPTFENTIVALERSGDLLGKVTSVLFNLNSAETSPELQKIVKEASPMLSEYRNDIGLNEKLFARVKAVYDQRASLKLNPESAMLLEKSYKGFARNGANLDEKGKERLRAIDKELSQLSLQFGENVLNETNEYTMPVTSEKDLAGLPDYVLEAAKATAKQKGKEGWVFTLQAPSYGPFMQYADNRELRKKLYMAYNGRSFHGDKNDNSATIQKIINLRYERANLLGYPTHADFVLEESMAGSRTKVQGFLDELVTYARPAAERQLLELTTYAKGHGFTEDKLQAWDNSYYAEKLKKEKYDLDDETLKPYFKLENVLNGAFTVANKLYGITFKERKDIPVYNPEVKTFDVFDKDGKFLAVFYGDYFPRPGKRSGAWMNDVQGQKVENGENIRPHIVNVCNFTRPTDTKPSLLTFYEVTTLFHEFGHGLHGMLANGTFESLSGTSVPRDFVELPSQVMENWCYDPEALKLFAKHYQTGEVIPNELIEKIRASQNFMAGMANLRQLRLGLIDMYYHNQKPTGETVSQVEGRVDSVANLFPHVDGVAISPAFSHIFAGGYSAGYYSYKWSEVLDADAFEFFKEKGGLDNKAAADSFRKNVLEKGGSEKPMELYKKFRGREPSPKAMLRRSGLIL from the coding sequence ATGTTAAGTCATCAACGAATCAAACAAACAGGTGTATTGCTGACCCTTGTCGCGTCGACAACGTTCGCTCAGCCGTCGCCCCCTCAACCTAAGATGTCGCAAAATCCATTTTTAGTACCTTATTCAACACCCCACCAAACGGCTCCATTCGACAAGATTACCAATGCCGACTACCTACCTGCGCTGAAAGAAGGCATGACCCAGGGGCGTAGTGATGTGGCTGCCATTGTGAATAATCCGGCCAAACCAACGTTCGAAAACACCATCGTTGCGCTTGAGCGATCGGGTGATTTGCTGGGAAAAGTTACGTCAGTATTATTTAACCTGAACAGCGCCGAAACTTCGCCTGAGCTTCAGAAAATTGTGAAAGAAGCTTCGCCGATGTTAAGTGAATATCGGAACGATATTGGCCTGAATGAGAAGCTGTTTGCTCGCGTTAAAGCCGTTTATGACCAGCGCGCCAGCCTGAAACTGAACCCCGAGAGCGCTATGCTGCTCGAAAAAAGCTACAAAGGATTCGCTCGTAATGGGGCCAATCTGGACGAAAAAGGAAAAGAGCGTTTGCGTGCTATAGATAAAGAGCTTTCGCAATTGTCGCTCCAGTTTGGGGAGAACGTGCTTAACGAAACGAACGAGTACACGATGCCTGTTACATCGGAGAAGGACCTTGCTGGTCTTCCTGATTATGTCCTTGAAGCTGCCAAAGCAACGGCCAAGCAAAAAGGAAAAGAAGGTTGGGTATTCACCTTACAGGCGCCCAGCTACGGCCCATTTATGCAATATGCCGATAACCGGGAACTCCGTAAGAAACTGTACATGGCCTACAACGGACGTAGTTTCCACGGCGACAAGAACGACAATTCGGCAACTATCCAGAAAATAATCAACCTGCGCTACGAGCGGGCAAACTTGCTGGGTTACCCAACCCACGCTGATTTTGTACTGGAAGAAAGTATGGCTGGTTCGCGTACCAAAGTGCAGGGCTTTCTGGATGAACTGGTAACCTACGCTCGTCCGGCTGCTGAACGTCAATTGTTGGAATTGACAACCTATGCTAAAGGACACGGTTTTACGGAAGATAAATTGCAAGCCTGGGATAATAGCTATTATGCTGAAAAGTTGAAGAAAGAAAAATACGACCTCGACGATGAGACGTTGAAGCCTTATTTCAAGCTCGAAAACGTGCTAAACGGGGCGTTTACGGTGGCGAACAAACTCTATGGCATCACGTTCAAAGAGCGTAAAGACATCCCGGTTTATAATCCCGAAGTAAAAACGTTCGACGTTTTCGATAAAGATGGAAAGTTTCTGGCGGTGTTCTATGGCGACTATTTCCCTCGCCCTGGCAAACGTAGTGGTGCCTGGATGAACGACGTGCAGGGGCAAAAAGTAGAGAACGGCGAAAACATCCGTCCGCACATTGTGAACGTCTGCAACTTTACCCGCCCAACCGATACGAAACCTTCGTTATTGACCTTCTATGAAGTAACAACGCTATTCCATGAATTTGGACACGGTTTGCATGGCATGTTGGCCAACGGAACGTTTGAGAGTCTTAGTGGTACGAGTGTGCCACGCGACTTTGTAGAGTTGCCATCGCAGGTGATGGAAAACTGGTGCTACGATCCCGAAGCGCTCAAACTCTTCGCCAAGCATTACCAAACTGGTGAAGTCATTCCAAATGAATTGATCGAGAAGATTCGCGCCAGTCAGAACTTCATGGCGGGTATGGCTAATCTGCGTCAATTGCGTTTAGGCTTGATCGATATGTATTATCACAACCAGAAACCAACCGGTGAGACGGTTTCGCAAGTTGAAGGTCGGGTGGATTCGGTGGCTAACTTGTTCCCACATGTCGACGGGGTAGCCATTAGCCCAGCCTTCTCGCACATTTTCGCGGGTGGCTATTCGGCTGGTTATTACAGCTACAAATGGAGCGAAGTATTGGATGCCGATGCCTTTGAATTCTTCAAAGAAAAGGGTGGGCTGGACAACAAAGCTGCTGCCGATAGTTTCCGGAAGAATGTGCTGGAAAAGGGTGGCAGTGAGAAACCAATGGAACTCTACAAAAAATTCCGGGGCCGCGAACCATCCCCCAAAGCGATGTTACGACGAAGTGGCTTGATTTTGTAA
- a CDS encoding YHYH protein translates to MFLYPKKHYAALTIFCVGVAASLILITGGCSKDATTVNPTDEVVIEVDPSLFIQAGLAEPITKVTKTLSDGTSTTCYKIVTNNTPTEHAVGPWCPTNITDNASKGGIWFEVGKVYDVDGAFIKNLASFYNDAVWKLYNTDGSIKVTNTKTACEAAARPNVDPAYNNYCVECQPSYVSGLKKTFYIPVKPVKLSKPVSVMGMMGSVIGIAFNGVNFDPPAPTSAILGAHTLAPMDDAGGHVNTSTGYHYHAATGMTKKVTQSDGHAAMIGYALDGYGMYERLDASGKEPSDLDDSRGHYDATRGYHYHVASAGSNSFINNFRGAQGSFSVSF, encoded by the coding sequence ATGTTTCTCTACCCCAAAAAGCACTACGCTGCCTTAACAATTTTCTGTGTGGGAGTAGCCGCGTCTCTGATTTTAATCACGGGCGGCTGTAGTAAAGACGCCACAACTGTCAATCCAACCGATGAAGTGGTTATTGAAGTAGACCCAAGCCTGTTTATTCAGGCAGGGTTAGCAGAACCTATCACCAAAGTAACAAAAACTCTTTCGGATGGGACGTCTACCACCTGCTACAAAATTGTCACCAACAATACACCTACCGAACATGCGGTAGGCCCCTGGTGTCCGACCAACATTACAGATAATGCGAGCAAAGGAGGCATCTGGTTTGAAGTAGGTAAAGTGTACGATGTGGATGGTGCATTTATCAAAAATCTCGCTAGTTTTTACAACGATGCGGTCTGGAAATTATACAATACTGACGGCAGTATCAAAGTAACCAACACCAAAACGGCTTGCGAAGCAGCAGCCAGGCCCAATGTTGATCCGGCCTATAACAACTACTGCGTAGAATGTCAGCCGTCTTATGTGTCAGGGCTGAAAAAAACGTTTTATATCCCGGTAAAACCGGTGAAACTGTCGAAGCCTGTTTCTGTCATGGGTATGATGGGAAGCGTTATCGGCATTGCCTTTAATGGCGTTAATTTTGACCCTCCCGCACCCACATCAGCCATACTTGGTGCACATACGCTGGCTCCGATGGACGATGCCGGCGGTCACGTCAATACGTCTACAGGGTATCACTATCATGCCGCCACTGGCATGACCAAAAAAGTAACCCAAAGCGATGGACACGCTGCCATGATTGGGTATGCTTTGGACGGCTACGGGATGTATGAACGGCTGGATGCCAGCGGGAAAGAACCCAGCGATCTGGACGATAGCCGAGGGCACTATGACGCAACGCGCGGCTATCATTACCATGTAGCGTCTGCTGGCAGCAACAGCTTTATTAACAATTTTCGGGGCGCGCAAGGCTCATTCTCAGTGAGTTTCTAA
- a CDS encoding CsbD family protein, which translates to MNETTIKGGWNELKGKIKQAYGDLTDDDLTYQEGQEDEMWGKIQQKTGKTKDEINKAIADL; encoded by the coding sequence ATGAACGAGACAACCATAAAAGGTGGCTGGAACGAATTAAAAGGTAAAATCAAGCAAGCTTACGGCGATCTAACCGACGATGATTTAACCTATCAGGAAGGCCAGGAAGATGAAATGTGGGGTAAAATCCAACAAAAAACAGGCAAAACCAAAGACGAAATCAATAAAGCCATTGCCGATTTATAG
- a CDS encoding acyl-CoA thioesterase, translating to MFKRDPNRSYPTETESRVIIRFQDCDPLQHLNNAKYFDYYFNAREDQVAKLYDFSTGQLFRELKASWVVYQHQIAYVRPAQVSEWVRIMSRLIYVNEDTTVTEYIMTDDGKTHLKNVLWVTSKYVSVETGRRIPHHDWVKELLEAIIVPNVDFLSLNFNERIHEIKQQVVQLHSL from the coding sequence ATGTTCAAACGTGACCCTAACCGCAGTTATCCTACCGAAACCGAATCGCGGGTGATTATCCGCTTTCAGGACTGCGATCCACTCCAGCACCTTAACAACGCTAAATATTTCGACTATTATTTCAACGCTCGGGAAGATCAGGTGGCCAAGCTCTATGATTTTAGTACTGGACAATTGTTTCGGGAGTTGAAAGCAAGCTGGGTCGTTTATCAGCATCAAATCGCCTATGTGCGGCCCGCGCAGGTTAGTGAGTGGGTACGCATCATGTCGAGGCTGATTTATGTGAACGAAGACACCACCGTGACGGAGTACATCATGACCGACGATGGCAAAACCCATCTCAAAAATGTGCTCTGGGTAACGTCCAAATATGTGAGTGTGGAGACCGGCAGGCGCATCCCGCATCACGATTGGGTGAAAGAATTACTCGAGGCTATTATCGTTCCGAACGTGGATTTTTTGAGCCTCAATTTTAACGAACGCATCCACGAAATCAAGCAACAGGTTGTGCAGTTGCATAGCTTGTAA